Proteins found in one Thalassomonas actiniarum genomic segment:
- a CDS encoding rhodanese-like domain-containing protein, translating to MIINGKALAQTARKHIKEISCQQLVSQLTQTAVIIDIRESTELESGTIPGAVHIPRGVLEMQIATHPMVAGEAEPLAKLAQQDIYLYCQSGARSALAALSLQQMGFERVYSLGGGFNAWQQTV from the coding sequence ATGATCATCAATGGTAAAGCCCTGGCGCAAACAGCCAGAAAACACATCAAAGAAATCAGCTGCCAACAACTTGTCAGCCAGTTAACGCAGACTGCCGTCATCATTGATATCCGCGAAAGCACAGAACTGGAATCGGGCACAATTCCCGGCGCAGTACATATTCCACGGGGGGTGCTGGAAATGCAAATAGCCACTCATCCTATGGTCGCCGGCGAAGCTGAGCCGCTAGCTAAGCTGGCGCAGCAGGACATTTACCTCTATTGCCAGTCGGGGGCGCGTTCGGCACTGGCGGCCTTGTCTTTACAACAAATGGGCTTTGAGCGGGTTTATTCCCTGGGCGGAGGTTTTAACGCCTGGCAGCAGACAGTTTAA
- a CDS encoding YeeE/YedE family protein, translated as MTEFTPYSAIFGGALLGLSALLLLVLNGRIAGISGIIRTVLTTGDSAGSWRWFFLLGLVLAPLFAPYHAGLPESLRVSWWLILPAGFLVGLGSALGAGCTSGHGICGIGRLSGRSVTATFTFIATAMVVVYLLRQLMSVLTV; from the coding sequence ATGACGGAGTTTACACCTTATAGCGCTATTTTCGGGGGCGCACTTTTGGGGCTGTCGGCCCTGCTGCTGCTGGTACTTAATGGCCGGATAGCTGGTATTTCCGGCATTATCCGCACAGTGTTGACTACAGGCGATAGCGCGGGAAGCTGGCGTTGGTTTTTTTTGCTGGGCCTGGTGCTGGCGCCTTTATTCGCGCCTTATCATGCCGGGTTACCTGAAAGTCTCCGGGTCAGCTGGTGGTTGATTTTACCGGCGGGATTCCTGGTGGGGCTGGGCAGTGCTTTGGGAGCCGGCTGTACCAGCGGTCATGGTATTTGCGGTATAGGGCGCTTGTCAGGGCGCTCTGTGACGGCGACCTTCACTTTTATAGCAACGGCTATGGTGGTGGTGTATTTGCTCAGGCAACTGATGTCTGTACTGACAGTTTAA
- a CDS encoding YeeE/YedE family protein: protein MQLLIALFCGVLFGVGLLVSQMANPDKVLSFLDISGHWDPSLLLVMASALLVYVPGYLLLVRRREKPLVAEDFSLPQKRQIDKPLLLGAVVFGTGWGLAGICPGPAVVNLSGGDVKIFAFIAFMLAGMWCSGLISRWKP from the coding sequence ATGCAATTATTGATTGCCTTGTTTTGTGGGGTGCTTTTTGGGGTGGGGTTACTGGTTTCGCAAATGGCCAACCCGGATAAGGTGCTGAGCTTTTTGGATATCAGCGGCCATTGGGATCCCAGTTTACTGTTGGTGATGGCCAGCGCCTTGCTCGTCTATGTTCCCGGCTATTTATTGCTGGTCAGGCGGCGGGAAAAACCGCTTGTGGCGGAGGATTTTTCTTTGCCTCAAAAGCGGCAGATCGACAAACCTTTGCTGTTGGGGGCGGTTGTTTTTGGTACGGGCTGGGGACTGGCCGGGATCTGTCCCGGTCCGGCGGTGGTGAATTTATCCGGCGGTGATGTTAAAATTTTTGCCTTTATTGCATTCATGCTGGCGGGAATGTGGTGTTCCGGATTGATTTCCCGCTGGAAACCTTGA
- a CDS encoding ArsR/SmtB family transcription factor, protein MRDYSQLEASAGQAVALLKAMGNQHRLMILCALQEGELSVSELNALFPIPQSSLSQHLAWLRNQGYVKTRRQAQTIFYALDSEEVVEVIAVLHRLYCSE, encoded by the coding sequence GTGCGGGATTATAGTCAGCTGGAAGCCAGCGCCGGGCAGGCGGTCGCCCTGTTAAAAGCCATGGGCAACCAGCACCGGCTGATGATTTTGTGCGCCTTGCAGGAAGGAGAGTTATCGGTATCCGAGCTTAATGCCCTGTTTCCCATACCCCAGTCTTCGCTGTCGCAACACCTGGCCTGGCTGCGCAATCAGGGTTATGTTAAAACCCGGCGTCAGGCACAAACCATTTTTTATGCTTTGGACAGTGAGGAAGTGGTGGAGGTGATCGCCGTGCTGCACCGGCTTTATTGCAGCGAATAG
- a CDS encoding TolC family protein yields the protein MKFHKKTTLALLLAGALVPAYGTASASALDSRTAQAFSSAEKGGQSQVSWGLWLQQQIEQHPDIIAAQAAVNARLSMADGKDKRLYNPELATEFEQEGANDNFTLAINQTIDWWDKRSVRMKQGDYDRLAAGQEYKQLLQEKTAEVLHSLVKWQSVNALAELARSQENQLNTLLNLVEQRQESGDLSQVDAELAYLSLSQKLNTTAQAQAQLQRVEAGLRQLLPGWNAASGQIPERFWSLGDVNNPVNLDNHPGILAAKARWQALKQQAVIARLETKADPTFGLSAGKSGGDDVVALSFSMPLNINNDFSNEARAANQEAASVEALYRSVIRKQQFSLQASQAVFLEYQKKYQRWLDVMQGRAERTSRLLAAQWQSGDISTSEYLLALQQRSEGLQAGIELRTAYQGAKIDWLLQTGEIDLVIKQLSADSL from the coding sequence ATGAAATTTCACAAAAAGACGACGTTAGCTTTGTTGCTGGCGGGTGCCTTGGTTCCTGCGTATGGCACAGCTTCGGCTTCAGCACTGGACAGCCGCACAGCACAGGCATTTAGCTCAGCCGAAAAAGGCGGGCAATCCCAGGTATCCTGGGGATTATGGTTACAACAACAGATTGAGCAACATCCGGATATTATTGCCGCCCAAGCAGCGGTAAACGCCCGGTTGTCAATGGCCGACGGTAAAGATAAAAGGTTATATAACCCTGAGCTGGCCACGGAATTTGAACAGGAAGGGGCCAATGATAATTTTACTTTGGCTATCAATCAAACCATAGACTGGTGGGATAAGCGCAGCGTGCGCATGAAGCAGGGGGATTATGACCGCCTGGCGGCCGGGCAGGAATATAAGCAGCTGCTGCAGGAAAAAACCGCCGAGGTGCTGCATAGCCTGGTGAAATGGCAGTCGGTGAATGCACTGGCGGAGCTGGCCCGCTCCCAGGAAAACCAGCTCAATACCTTGCTCAATCTGGTGGAGCAGCGGCAGGAGTCCGGTGATTTAAGCCAGGTGGACGCCGAACTTGCTTACCTTAGCCTGTCGCAAAAGCTGAATACCACGGCACAGGCACAGGCTCAGCTGCAGCGGGTAGAAGCCGGTTTACGTCAGTTATTACCCGGCTGGAACGCCGCCAGTGGCCAAATTCCCGAGCGCTTTTGGTCTTTGGGTGATGTTAATAATCCGGTGAATTTGGATAACCACCCGGGGATTTTAGCGGCCAAGGCCAGGTGGCAGGCCTTAAAACAGCAGGCTGTTATCGCCCGGCTGGAAACCAAGGCCGATCCTACCTTTGGTCTCAGTGCCGGTAAGTCCGGCGGTGATGATGTGGTGGCGTTAAGTTTTTCCATGCCGCTTAATATCAATAATGACTTTAGCAATGAGGCCCGCGCCGCCAATCAAGAGGCGGCTTCTGTGGAAGCCTTATATCGCAGTGTTATTCGTAAACAACAATTTTCTTTACAGGCATCACAGGCGGTTTTTCTTGAATACCAAAAGAAATACCAGCGCTGGTTAGACGTGATGCAGGGGCGCGCCGAGCGCACCAGCCGCTTATTGGCGGCGCAATGGCAAAGTGGTGATATCAGTACCTCGGAATATTTACTGGCGTTGCAGCAACGCAGTGAAGGTTTACAGGCGGGTATTGAATTACGTACCGCCTATCAGGGGGCGAAAATCGACTGGTTATTACAAACCGGAGAAATCGATCTTGTTATCAAACAGCTCTCTGCTGATTCCCTATAA
- a CDS encoding efflux RND transporter periplasmic adaptor subunit, which translates to MKIKLITLIPLVALFILTAGANVSAQEHDHQHGKSEPGKQVAREKDNHDGHEADKENGHDQEHADHDEGHDGEHDDHGAAGADDHGEEDGHGHGEEGEGSEVSLSGQQIKLAGIEVETANAAIMDYQLYAPGEVKANGYTSYLVSPRVDSVVLRRHVGLGAHVEKGQPLVTLFSETVAEAQASFRVASSEWQRIQKLGKKSVGDKRYISGQSAYDAALGRLQAYGLSKAAIASLAKSAQPLGEYTLSAISDGAILSDDFQQGQRVEPGESLMVVADEHTLWIEARLAPNTQLDLPVGTLAKVKVGDNYFTAKVTQEAHTIDLLTRTRIVRLEVANDNHLLHSGMFADVYFSLKSREPVVAVPETALMRSSDGDWVVFIEDEPKSFLMQEVVLGRSFNNVAGQWREIKGVAANSRIVTKGAFFIASQLAKGGFDPHNH; encoded by the coding sequence ATGAAGATAAAACTAATTACCCTGATCCCGTTAGTGGCCTTATTCATTTTGACTGCGGGAGCTAATGTTTCTGCTCAGGAACATGATCACCAGCACGGCAAAAGCGAGCCCGGCAAGCAGGTTGCCAGGGAAAAAGATAACCATGACGGGCATGAGGCTGATAAAGAAAACGGCCATGATCAAGAACATGCAGATCATGATGAAGGCCATGACGGTGAGCATGATGATCATGGAGCCGCGGGCGCTGATGATCACGGGGAAGAAGACGGCCACGGCCATGGAGAAGAAGGTGAAGGCAGTGAAGTCAGCCTTTCCGGGCAGCAAATTAAATTAGCCGGTATCGAGGTGGAAACTGCTAACGCCGCTATCATGGACTACCAGTTATATGCCCCGGGTGAAGTGAAAGCCAACGGTTATACCAGTTATCTTGTCTCGCCGCGGGTGGATTCCGTGGTGCTGCGCCGCCATGTCGGGCTTGGCGCTCATGTCGAAAAAGGCCAGCCTTTGGTGACCCTGTTCAGCGAAACCGTGGCAGAAGCCCAGGCGAGTTTCCGCGTTGCCAGTTCAGAATGGCAACGTATTCAAAAATTAGGCAAGAAATCTGTTGGCGATAAGCGTTATATCAGCGGCCAGTCGGCTTATGATGCCGCCCTTGGCCGTTTGCAGGCCTATGGTTTATCCAAAGCGGCTATCGCTTCGCTGGCGAAAAGCGCCCAGCCGTTGGGAGAATATACCTTGTCCGCCATCAGTGACGGGGCGATTTTATCGGATGATTTCCAGCAGGGGCAAAGGGTGGAACCCGGCGAATCCCTGATGGTGGTTGCCGATGAGCATACCTTGTGGATTGAAGCCCGCCTGGCCCCCAATACCCAGCTGGACTTACCGGTTGGTACCCTGGCGAAAGTGAAAGTCGGCGATAACTATTTTACCGCTAAGGTGACCCAGGAAGCCCATACCATAGATTTGCTCACCCGTACCCGTATCGTGCGCCTGGAAGTCGCCAATGATAACCACCTGTTGCATTCCGGCATGTTTGCCGATGTCTATTTTTCCTTAAAAAGCCGTGAGCCGGTAGTGGCCGTGCCTGAAACCGCGCTGATGCGCAGCAGTGACGGCGACTGGGTGGTGTTTATTGAAGATGAGCCGAAATCATTTCTGATGCAGGAAGTGGTGCTGGGACGCTCTTTTAATAATGTTGCCGGTCAGTGGCGTGAAATTAAGGGGGTAGCGGCCAATAGCCGTATTGTCACCAAAGGGGCGTTTTTTATTGCATCACAACTGGCGAAAGGCGGTTTCGACCCGCATAACCACTAA
- a CDS encoding efflux RND transporter permease subunit yields MLNRLIDWAVTNRLLVVIALLTLIVSSVFIIPKLNLDAFPDVTNVQVAINTEAPGLAAEEVEQLITFPIESVMYALPDVEEVRSISKTGLSGITVVFREGTDIYFARQLVFERLQAAKELIPQGVGTPEIGPNTSGLGQVYQYLLLADPESGYDAMALRSLNDWVVKLLLMPVDGVTDVLSFGGDVKQYQVNVNPARMLAYQLTQEDVVAALEQNNQNAGGWYMNRGQEQLVIRGMGWLSPQQEGLAQIRQIPLKTVDGVVVTVNDVAHVTLGSEIRQGAVTMTRREVDGKVSALGEVVSGIVLKRMGANTKSTIDGINARETLINQALPEGVRFEVFYDQADLITQAVDTVVNALLLAFVFIIVVLALFLMNLRATFLVLISIPISIGIALMTMAWSGLSANLMSLGGIAVAIGMLVDGSVVMVENMFKHLTREENALHSNNAMGLRLKAAGQEVVRPIFFAAAIILVVFMPLFSFEGVEAKLFQPMAVSIMLAIVAAVVVALIVVPALATYLFKNGVTQRESLLLNPLDKLYRKTLVLALSKTGVVVGFAVVLLVSALAVVPRLGTEFVPELEEGTINLRVTLAPSSSLETALSVAPELEKMLLEFPEVNYALSRIGRAEIGGDPEPVNNIEIYLGLKPVGEWTSAEDRYQLQALMEMKLEQYPGLLLNFSQPIATRVDELLSGVKAQLAIKLFGSDLKVLAAKGQEIEQAVKTVTGAKDVAMEQIAGEAQLVIKPKRQQLSRYGLSVGDVMEVVSDGLGGREAGQIINANERYDIYVRLQESFRKDQQAISELRLQSPTGAWVRLADVAEVSIEAGPPQVRRDDVQRRVVVQANVQGRDMGSVVADIRQAIAAQVQLPPGYSVDIGGQFESQQRAQKRLSLVVPVSLALIALLLYFAFSSFGQAMLILVNVPLAVIGGIFSLYVSGQYLSVPSSVGFITLFGVAVLNGVVMVESINQRVKDGLAVKDAVFDGASSRLRPVLMTAITSALGLIPMLLSDGVGAEIQKPLATVIVGGLVTATLLTLFVLPVLYSWFSKGKLADMR; encoded by the coding sequence ATGTTGAATCGTTTGATCGACTGGGCGGTCACCAACCGGTTATTGGTGGTGATTGCTTTACTGACACTTATTGTGAGCAGTGTTTTTATTATTCCAAAATTAAACCTGGATGCCTTTCCGGATGTGACCAACGTTCAGGTGGCGATAAATACCGAAGCGCCGGGGCTGGCGGCGGAGGAAGTGGAGCAGTTGATCACTTTCCCGATCGAGTCGGTGATGTACGCCTTGCCGGATGTGGAAGAGGTACGTTCTATTTCCAAAACCGGCTTGTCCGGCATTACCGTGGTCTTTCGGGAAGGCACAGATATTTATTTTGCCCGCCAGCTGGTGTTCGAGCGCTTGCAGGCGGCAAAAGAGCTGATCCCGCAAGGGGTAGGTACGCCGGAAATCGGCCCCAATACCTCGGGGCTGGGGCAGGTATACCAGTATCTGCTGCTGGCAGACCCGGAGTCGGGTTATGACGCTATGGCGCTGCGCAGCCTTAACGACTGGGTGGTGAAACTGCTGCTGATGCCGGTAGACGGTGTTACCGATGTCTTGTCTTTTGGCGGCGATGTTAAGCAATACCAGGTGAATGTTAACCCGGCCCGTATGCTGGCCTATCAGCTGACCCAGGAAGATGTCGTTGCGGCACTGGAGCAGAATAACCAGAATGCCGGCGGCTGGTATATGAACCGCGGCCAGGAGCAACTGGTGATCCGTGGTATGGGCTGGTTAAGCCCGCAGCAGGAGGGGCTGGCGCAAATTCGCCAGATACCGTTAAAAACCGTGGACGGTGTTGTGGTGACCGTTAATGATGTTGCCCATGTCACCCTGGGCAGTGAAATTCGCCAGGGGGCAGTGACTATGACCCGGCGCGAGGTAGATGGCAAGGTATCTGCTTTAGGAGAGGTGGTTTCCGGTATCGTATTAAAACGTATGGGGGCCAATACCAAGTCGACCATAGACGGCATCAATGCCAGGGAAACCCTGATCAACCAGGCCCTGCCTGAAGGCGTGCGCTTTGAAGTTTTTTATGACCAGGCGGACTTGATCACCCAGGCGGTGGATACGGTCGTCAATGCCCTGTTGCTGGCCTTTGTCTTTATTATTGTTGTGCTGGCACTGTTTTTAATGAACCTGCGCGCCACCTTTTTGGTGCTGATTTCCATCCCGATTTCCATCGGTATCGCCTTGATGACCATGGCCTGGAGCGGTTTGTCGGCAAACCTGATGTCCCTTGGTGGTATCGCGGTAGCCATAGGTATGCTGGTGGACGGCTCTGTGGTGATGGTGGAAAACATGTTTAAACACCTGACCCGGGAGGAAAATGCTTTACACAGCAATAACGCCATGGGTTTGCGTTTAAAGGCTGCCGGACAGGAAGTGGTGCGGCCGATCTTTTTTGCCGCCGCTATTATCCTGGTGGTCTTTATGCCGTTATTCAGCTTTGAAGGGGTTGAAGCCAAGTTATTCCAGCCGATGGCCGTCAGCATCATGCTGGCGATAGTGGCGGCGGTAGTGGTTGCCCTGATAGTGGTGCCGGCCCTGGCCACTTACCTGTTCAAAAATGGCGTCACCCAGCGGGAAAGCCTGTTGTTAAACCCTCTGGATAAGCTGTACAGGAAGACATTGGTTTTAGCCTTGAGCAAAACCGGGGTAGTGGTCGGTTTTGCTGTGGTGCTCTTGGTGTCGGCTTTAGCTGTGGTGCCCAGGTTGGGCACGGAATTTGTGCCTGAACTGGAAGAGGGCACCATTAACTTAAGGGTGACGCTGGCACCGTCTTCGAGCCTGGAAACCGCCTTATCGGTGGCGCCGGAGCTGGAGAAAATGTTGCTGGAATTCCCGGAAGTCAATTATGCCCTGAGCCGGATTGGCCGGGCGGAAATTGGCGGCGATCCCGAGCCGGTCAATAATATCGAGATTTATCTTGGTCTTAAACCTGTAGGTGAATGGACCAGCGCCGAAGACCGCTACCAGCTGCAGGCCTTGATGGAAATGAAGCTGGAACAATATCCCGGCTTATTGCTGAATTTTTCCCAGCCGATAGCCACCCGGGTGGATGAGTTATTATCCGGGGTTAAGGCACAGCTGGCGATCAAGCTATTTGGCTCAGATCTTAAGGTGCTGGCGGCCAAAGGGCAGGAAATTGAGCAGGCGGTGAAAACCGTGACCGGCGCTAAAGATGTTGCCATGGAGCAGATTGCCGGTGAAGCCCAGCTAGTGATCAAACCTAAACGCCAGCAGCTGTCCCGCTACGGCTTATCCGTGGGCGATGTCATGGAAGTGGTCAGTGACGGTTTGGGGGGCCGGGAAGCCGGGCAGATCATCAATGCCAATGAGAGATATGATATTTATGTGCGCCTGCAGGAGAGCTTCAGGAAAGATCAGCAGGCGATATCTGAGCTCAGGTTACAATCGCCTACCGGCGCCTGGGTGCGCCTGGCGGATGTTGCCGAGGTCAGCATAGAGGCGGGACCGCCGCAGGTGCGCCGCGATGATGTCCAGCGCCGGGTTGTGGTGCAGGCCAATGTCCAGGGCCGTGATATGGGCAGCGTAGTGGCGGATATTCGTCAGGCCATCGCTGCCCAGGTGCAGCTGCCGCCGGGTTATTCGGTGGATATCGGCGGCCAGTTTGAAAGCCAGCAGAGGGCGCAGAAGCGCCTGTCGCTGGTGGTGCCGGTGTCGCTGGCGTTGATTGCCTTGCTGCTGTATTTTGCCTTCAGCTCTTTTGGCCAGGCGATGCTGATCCTGGTGAATGTGCCGTTGGCGGTGATCGGCGGTATTTTCTCTTTATATGTTTCCGGTCAGTATCTGTCGGTGCCCAGCTCGGTTGGTTTTATCACCTTGTTCGGTGTTGCCGTGCTGAACGGTGTGGTGATGGTGGAGAGCATCAATCAAAGGGTCAAAGACGGCCTGGCAGTCAAAGATGCGGTATTTGACGGCGCCAGCTCACGGCTGCGTCCGGTATTGATGACGGCGATCACTTCCGCCTTAGGTTTAATTCCTATGTTGTTATCCGACGGGGTCGGTGCGGAAATACAAAAACCCCTGGCCACGGTTATTGTCGGCGGTCTGGTAACCGCCACCCTGTTAACCCTGTTCGTCTTGCCGGTATTGTATAGCTGGTTTTCCAAAGGTAAGTTAGCGGATATGCGTTAA
- a CDS encoding LysR family transcriptional regulator, which translates to MKNYNDRVVFAHVAQSGSFTAAAKALNLTKSNVSQRISRLEQEIGVRLLERTTRSISLTEAGRLYFEYCQQIIHQLAQGENKILQMLEKPMGELKITTSLTLGEQLLRPILAEFIFKFPEVKLNMFYDNQRLDLIREGFDAGIRIGPLDDSSLVAKKLGIARIAAYASPEYISAHPGRMDLLVMEANRERVYQAYGHNKNTVIKASANELSTIYEWTLAGLGIGVLPHYMIRESVKSGRLLRVLTNFPLMDGEINLVYPSRVGATPKLHAFIDFIQPRLSQQLL; encoded by the coding sequence ATGAAAAATTATAATGACAGGGTAGTTTTTGCCCATGTGGCGCAATCGGGCAGTTTTACCGCCGCCGCCAAAGCGCTTAATCTCACCAAATCCAATGTTAGCCAGCGTATCAGCCGTTTAGAGCAGGAAATAGGTGTCAGGTTGCTGGAGCGCACCACTCGCAGCATTTCTCTCACCGAAGCGGGCCGCTTATATTTTGAATATTGCCAGCAAATTATTCACCAGCTGGCACAAGGGGAAAATAAGATCCTGCAAATGCTGGAAAAGCCCATGGGGGAGTTGAAAATTACCACTAGCCTTACCCTGGGAGAGCAATTGCTGCGGCCAATTTTGGCTGAGTTTATTTTCAAATTTCCCGAGGTTAAATTAAACATGTTTTATGATAACCAAAGGCTGGATTTGATCCGTGAGGGCTTTGATGCCGGGATCCGTATAGGTCCCCTTGATGATTCTTCCCTGGTGGCGAAAAAGCTGGGTATTGCCAGGATTGCGGCTTATGCCTCACCCGAATATATTTCGGCGCATCCCGGGCGCATGGACTTATTGGTGATGGAGGCAAACCGGGAGCGGGTTTACCAGGCCTATGGCCATAACAAGAATACCGTGATTAAGGCCAGTGCCAATGAATTGTCTACCATATATGAGTGGACCCTGGCGGGGTTAGGCATAGGGGTATTGCCCCATTATATGATCCGGGAAAGTGTCAAAAGCGGTCGTTTGCTCAGGGTATTAACGAACTTCCCCTTGATGGACGGTGAAATTAACCTGGTTTATCCGAGCCGGGTCGGGGCGACCCCAAAACTCCATGCCTTTATTGATTTTATCCAGCCACGCCTGTCCCAACAGTTATTGTGA
- the polA gene encoding DNA polymerase I: protein MTTSSLSPLILVDGSSYLFRAYHVPYLQALSTADGQPTGAITGVLNMINSLKKDYPQGNVVVVFDAKGKTFRNDLYPEYKANRPPMPEDLRCQIAPIHEIIGAMGLPLLVIEGVEADDVIGTLARQACDLGIETVISTGDKDMAQLVSPNVRLINTMTNVEMDEAGVVEKFGVKPDRIIDYLALMGDKVDNIPGVEKCGPKTAVKWLTAYDSLDGVIANADQVKGKVGENLRAALTQLPLSYELATIKLDVELEQGVSELQPKEADVEALTSLYQKFELRRLLADLTSGKGAGDKGDEGEAEEKAEQQVEADYDIIYEQAAFEAWLKELTAADYFAFDTETTSVDYMKAELVGLSFACQPGKAAYVPLKHDYEDAPEQLDIDYVLGKLKPLLEDKNKAKLGQNLKYDANVLSHYDIELQGVAFDTMIESYCLNSVATRHNMDALAEKYLGYKTVHFEDIAGKGAKQLTFNQIEIEKAGFYAAEDADITLRLHQAIYPQLEKSANQLSVYNDIELPLMPVLAKMEQHGVLIDCDLLDQQSQSLGKRLEELEVEAHNLAGKSFNLGSPKQLQQILFEELKIPVIKKTPKGAPSTAEEVLQELALDYPLPKLILENRGLSKLKSTYTDKLPLMVAGKTNRVHTSYHQAVAATGRLSSTDPNLQNIPIRSEEGRKIREAFIAPQDHKIVAIDYSQIELRIMAHLSGDAGLVSAFAQGRDVHRATAAEIFAVDLDQVTGDQRRSAKAINFGLIYGMSAFGLSKQLDIGRHQAQQYMDKYFERYPGVLTYMEDTRAQATEQGYVETLFGRRLYLPDIKSKNQMRKKGAERAAINAPMQGTAADIIKKAMLAVDSWITEQNDPRIKMTMQVHDELIFEIHQDIVEETTAKLVEIMNNAVDLDVPLIAEAGIGDNWHQAH from the coding sequence ATGACAACGTCTTCATTATCTCCGCTTATTCTCGTCGATGGCTCCTCGTATTTATTCCGTGCTTATCATGTTCCTTACCTTCAGGCACTGTCGACTGCCGATGGTCAGCCTACCGGGGCGATTACCGGGGTGCTGAATATGATCAACAGCCTGAAAAAAGACTACCCTCAGGGTAATGTCGTGGTGGTTTTTGATGCCAAAGGAAAAACTTTCCGTAATGATCTTTATCCGGAATATAAAGCCAACCGTCCGCCGATGCCGGAAGATTTGCGCTGCCAGATAGCGCCTATCCACGAGATTATCGGCGCCATGGGATTGCCTTTATTGGTCATTGAAGGGGTAGAAGCCGATGATGTTATTGGCACCCTGGCGCGCCAGGCCTGTGATCTGGGCATAGAAACGGTGATCTCCACCGGTGATAAGGATATGGCCCAGCTGGTAAGCCCGAATGTCAGGCTGATCAATACCATGACCAATGTAGAGATGGATGAAGCCGGGGTTGTGGAAAAATTCGGGGTGAAACCGGACCGGATCATAGATTATCTGGCGCTGATGGGGGATAAGGTCGATAACATCCCCGGGGTGGAAAAATGCGGCCCGAAAACTGCGGTTAAGTGGCTGACTGCCTACGACAGTTTAGACGGGGTCATTGCCAATGCCGACCAGGTAAAAGGCAAGGTAGGGGAAAACCTGCGGGCGGCACTGACCCAGCTGCCGTTATCCTATGAACTGGCCACCATCAAGCTCGATGTCGAGCTGGAGCAGGGGGTTAGCGAGTTACAGCCGAAAGAGGCGGATGTTGAAGCCCTGACGTCTCTTTATCAAAAATTTGAATTACGCCGTTTGCTTGCGGACCTGACTTCCGGCAAGGGAGCGGGTGACAAAGGTGACGAAGGTGAAGCCGAGGAAAAAGCCGAACAGCAAGTTGAGGCTGATTACGACATTATTTACGAGCAGGCAGCTTTTGAAGCCTGGCTGAAAGAATTAACGGCAGCGGATTATTTTGCCTTTGATACCGAAACCACCAGTGTCGATTATATGAAAGCCGAACTGGTTGGTTTGTCTTTTGCGTGTCAGCCGGGTAAAGCTGCCTATGTGCCGTTAAAACATGATTATGAAGATGCCCCCGAGCAACTGGATATCGACTATGTGCTCGGTAAATTAAAGCCTTTGCTGGAAGATAAGAATAAAGCCAAACTTGGCCAAAACCTGAAATACGATGCCAATGTGCTTTCCCATTATGATATTGAGCTCCAGGGTGTGGCATTTGATACCATGATAGAATCCTATTGTTTAAACAGTGTCGCCACCCGCCACAATATGGATGCATTGGCAGAAAAGTACCTGGGTTATAAAACCGTACATTTTGAAGATATTGCCGGTAAAGGGGCCAAGCAGCTGACGTTTAACCAGATAGAAATCGAAAAAGCGGGTTTTTATGCCGCCGAAGATGCTGATATTACCTTGCGGTTGCACCAGGCTATTTACCCGCAGTTGGAAAAATCTGCCAATCAGTTAAGTGTTTATAATGACATTGAATTGCCGCTGATGCCGGTGCTGGCGAAAATGGAGCAGCACGGGGTCTTGATCGATTGTGATCTGCTGGATCAGCAAAGCCAGAGCTTAGGCAAACGACTGGAAGAGCTGGAAGTGGAAGCCCATAACCTGGCAGGAAAATCCTTTAACCTCGGCTCGCCTAAGCAGTTGCAGCAAATTTTATTTGAAGAGCTGAAAATCCCGGTGATCAAGAAAACTCCCAAGGGGGCACCTTCTACCGCAGAAGAAGTGTTACAGGAGCTGGCGCTGGATTATCCGTTGCCGAAACTTATCCTGGAAAACCGCGGCCTGAGTAAGCTTAAATCTACCTATACCGATAAGTTGCCGTTAATGGTTGCCGGGAAAACCAACCGGGTGCATACCTCCTATCATCAGGCGGTAGCGGCCACCGGACGTTTGTCTTCCACCGATCCTAACCTGCAGAATATTCCGATCCGCAGTGAAGAAGGGCGTAAGATCCGCGAGGCCTTTATCGCCCCGCAAGACCATAAAATTGTCGCCATCGATTACTCGCAAATTGAATTGCGTATTATGGCGCACCTGTCCGGTGATGCCGGTTTAGTGAGTGCCTTTGCCCAGGGACGTGATGTTCACCGGGCGACGGCGGCAGAAATTTTTGCCGTAGACCTGGATCAGGTTACCGGCGATCAGCGCCGCAGCGCCAAGGCCATTAACTTTGGTTTGATTTACGGTATGTCGGCATTTGGCTTGTCCAAACAGCTGGATATCGGCCGCCACCAGGCGCAGCAATATATGGATAAGTACTTTGAACGTTATCCGGGCGTATTGACCTATATGGAAGATACCCGGGCACAGGCTACCGAGCAGGGTTATGTTGAAACCCTGTTTGGCCGTCGCTTGTATCTGCCTGATATCAAATCGAAAAATCAGATGCGCAAAAAAGGCGCCGAGCGCGCCGCTATCAATGCTCCTATGCAGGGCACGGCGGCAGATATTATCAAGAAAGCGATGTTGGCGGTAGACAGCTGGATCACAGAGCAAAACGATCCGCGCATTAAAATGACGATGCAGGTACACGATGAACTGATTTTTGAAATTCATCAGGATATCGTTGAAGAAACCACGGCTAAACTGGTGGAGATCATGAATAATGCCGTTGATCTGGATGTACCGTTAATTGCCGAAGCCGGTATCGGCGATAACTGGCATCAGGCCCATTAA